A window of Clostridia bacterium genomic DNA:
GCGGAGAATCCCGCCAAATTAGCCGGGATGAACGCTGTATTTCAGTTTGACTTGACCGGTGAGGGAGGTGGTCAGTACCACGCCGTAGTTAAGGATGGGACAGGTGCCATAAACGAGGGCGTAGCCGACAACCCCAATATCACCATTACCATGTCTGCCTCTGATTTCCTTGACATGATCGCGGGAAAGCTCAACAGCACCGCTGCATTCATGAGCGGCAAGCTAAAGATCAAGGGTGATATGGGGCTAGCTATGAAACTTCAGAGCTTGCTTGGTTAGCTAAGCTTATATATTTACGGGGGGCTGAGTTCAGAACTAAGCCCCCCGATTTCTATAGTGCCACCTATGAAGCTTCGCAATATTGCTTTTATTGGAGGTGCTGTTCCGATTT
This region includes:
- a CDS encoding SCP2 sterol-binding domain-containing protein, which codes for MAENPAKLAGMNAVFQFDLTGEGGGQYHAVVKDGTGAINEGVADNPNITITMSASDFLDMIAGKLNSTAAFMSGKLKIKGDMGLAMKLQSLLG